The genomic window CCACGACTTCAACATTAAAAGGCTGACTGTTTATCTGTTTCACTGATttactgggcccataacctgttaaacTTATTATTAATGGTTAAATAAAACATCCTAGTATCACAATATAACCACATTTATATCCGCCATTTCCTTGACTCGTTGCTACAACAAAACCAACAACTTCCAGTGCTGACTACACAAACAAAGGTTAAATCTCTACATAATCCATGAACGTCGCCACGTGAAAGTGATACTTCAGTTGTTAGAGCCACCAAGTTATTTTCCACCTTCGTCGTCATTTCGGTTTCCTTAGGCAGGCTGCCCAAACACACGTCTACTATTTCAAGGAGACGTGATAAATGACAACCAATGAAAAGTTTAGGGggttttgtgaataaaataatacaataatgtGAGATATAAATATAGCTCACGGTATTAAGCTTTATGTTACTAAAGTGGGACCTAAAACAGCCAGCATATAAAATGAAGATATTAATACAATTAACATTCAAGGTCAAGAAGGAGACCCGGCGTGATAAAACCATGATTTTGGCAGGTGGGAAATATGGGTGCGGGGCTGAGACCCGGTGTGATATCTCAAGATACTGCCGTGTCCCTCTACTCTTTCAGTCAATGCTCAATTTTAGTTTCTTCATCTGTTTCGTATCTAATGTTTTTTATATCAGCTATATTACAAGGATTTACAAGTCTTTAAAACCAAgtattcaaacattatttttttttttacttttagttttatttagaaCAAGACTGgatattaaagtaataaaaaagaaCAAAAGAGGTCATGTTTTGTGaactcaaaaaaaatattctaagaggCAATCAAAAGATACTGTTTTGATATACGTAgcctataaaatataataaaacttacacaaaattataaaacaataatcGTGTGCACATGCTCTCAGATTCGAAAGAAATTTGAAGGCTTCAATTACACGGAAGAGTAGACAGAATACAATTTTACACGTATTTATCACCCACACTAGACAACACATAAAGTTTTACGtttatgttacaaaatattttacctaCGTCAAATGATGTTGTGCAAAGTCTCTCCTATGTCACAGGCACGTGTTCGCCACATTCCTCTGTACGAGAGCCGCGTGCCTGCACGTAGGCATGGACGTCTGTCTGCTAGGAGACTGCAGGACGCCCCTCACAGGACCGGCGGCCAAGGACATCCTGCTGCCCGCCTCCAGACCAGGACCTCCTACACAGCAGCGACCATCGCGGCTACTTCCTGCTCTGCATGGCGCTGTACGAGTGAGGATAACAcgcattttaagaaatttttaatagttttaacttTAAACTTAGTTATGATAATctattttattattgtgttattttCACGGTTCAAATTTCTGGTTTTATTAAGTtaatactgttataaattatctatttcaattttatttattaaaatttattgcacTTAATTTTCCAGTGATTCATTTTTCCTGCtctgtttatataattttatacatttattttggaTATTTATTATTCAGTATGACTAATGTGCTAGCCCCTTTTTAGTTCAAATTATATCTAATATTGATATACAAAAGTGCAAACAGTAACTTCGGGTGCTCTTGCTTGTATTTTACTAGCGTTGGtggtgatgtgtgttaactattTTACGTAAAAAACATTTCCCTGCTCATTATgttgatatatttttaagaattatttcttcggatgtttatttatttaaataaaaatattaacttatttagtcaaaatttttttgtaatgtcaGTAGAACAGGAAGTCAAATGTATTTGTTATAGTAATTACTGAAAATATGTATTGaatgatatttgtttaaatttataaacttCTCTATATTAAGCTTGCCTTCTGTTGTGTAACGTTCATGTATCAAATAATTTTTACCGATTTATTTATAgtagatataataaataaacatttatttattcatatgtCGATTTTCGCTCATCTGCAGTGACGAGCATTTGCAAACTTTCAATGAAGTCGAACATAATGAAATATACATATTAAGATTGAGAAAGTGGGGGATGGGGACAGAGCGAGAAAGATATTTTTTAGGAAAAAATACAACATATAGCTGTTTATGCGTTTTATGTTTTGAACTGCTGATAAGCAAGACTGTTGTAATATCATATAACCAGTGCTtcttcattacatttttttccttttgttacaCGTCCAAATGTTTTTTGGACTCACAAGTACGTAAATATTGTTCTATCATATCCAGCTTTCATAGAAAACACCAATGGCATACCTGCTTTAATTACCTTTCCCAAACCTCTCGTTACTTGCTCCACTGACCCTTCACATCTCACTCTAGAGACAATTTATCCCTCCGTTTGTTCATCTCTCCTGGCCAATCGTAACAATTCTCTGTCATCACCTTAATGAGGcgtttacacgcaataaatggtTGTATTGAGTTAATGTGGAATCCACATGCATTTAAGATATAATACGAGACAATTGTTGGATGTGTACTAAACTCATCGCCTTTACAATCTCTCGTCTTGCAGAATGCGACTGGGTCGAGGAAGACGTATATGGCCGCAAGGAGACGAGTGAGACGCTATTGGATTCACGCCACCTGGACGCTCTACAGAGACCAGCTCTACGCTGCGAGACTGGCACAGCAAACCTTACgtttatcaaaataatataatgttttgATTAACTTAGTGTAAGATTTTTATACTTGATCTATTTTGGTATAGTATTATCGAGGTACTGCCGTGAAAGGGCAACCTGTCTAACTGATATAATCACTGACAATTTACAGCACAGATAAAGCTATCCAACCACTCGATCTAACGGCAGATGGCTATTTCATTTATTCCGCGATTGAAAGCACTAACGTGTAGGCATTAATTACATTGTGCAAGTTCAGTatgatttagtaaaaaaaaaaatcaaatgcacATATAAAAAATTCGGACATTGGatgaatattattaataattgtgAGAAACACAACGTGTGTGTTTATGTCGTTATTGACACAGAATTAAATCCGCATATTGTGAATATTTAATTCTGATACTACAAATATgattagttaaataaaatattttatttttaaggcaCATTTAAACAAAACTTTACAGATGCAGTATTAGGAATGTATTTCAATTAGAGAGTATTGAAGTGATAAATTATTCTgtgaaattaattcaattaaGATTGGAGTGGTGTTTCTGGGGTAACGCCAAGAACCGTTAAATCGACCCGCATGTTGTATTAAATAATGCAATATAGTGCTTATTACAGTTGAATAGTCTGAAAACAATTGACACTTCCATTTCTTCAACGAAGCGTGTGAATTACAGCTAGTATAAGTACATGTGTAAAATAGATTATTGTTACAGTGTAATTCCCATTAATAAAATAAGAACAATAGCTTCCATTTAAAAAAGAGCGAATATGGATATTTTGTttgcataaaatataaaaaaatataataaacaaatataagGAATTAAAAagcgtttttattttaataataccgTTGCAAACCTAAGTGTTATTCTGCTTGCTTGTTggcctttaaaataattttaaatcattgtCTCTTTGGgggaaactatacaccaaaagtAAAAATCAGAtaaacttaacaaaatattacttagtttttcacaaaccagaaaataaaaattaattttttatttcgaaaaataTTACAGAttatcttaaaacaatattttaatttaatgtaagtCTTTGCTTCAAAGTCTCTTTATCAATATTTTAAGCCAGGTTTTAATGTccatttttcaattttaactttTCGCATATTTAGGACAACTTatgaaaacattaataaaattgaCTCGTAGAAATTCAATTGTGCGAATTTACAAGCTGAAGAAACACAAACAATAACtaccatatataaatatataaatcatgTTCACTATGACCTAATATCCATTGATTATACAGTTAAACTTATGGAAAATATCTACTTTAATGGCATTAAAGTTAAGATAATGCAATTGTACATATTTGGTCTAAAGCTAAGTCATATCTTAGTTTTACTGTGTATCAATACTTTATTTTACATTGATAGTTAAAAAATTTaccttaattaatttaaataaattaatactaaaaAACAATTTTAGTTACTTTTCAACATTGGATTGGTTAAAAGAACTCTGaagtaaaaattaagaaaaaaattaagttagacGTCATGGAAACCAATTCGTGCAAAATATGAATAAGGTACATTGATGCCAAACATAAACCTATCATCGGTTACTATTCAGCACACTCTGTGGATGGAATTGATAGCTTGTTAGCAGAATATAAAGAAATGAGGCATTTAATACATTGATTTCACTTTtcaggtataattattttggttaaactttaacttgtagagcaatttatttataaatcttttaaACTTACATTAACGGAGTGGTAAGTTTCAGGCATATTATCGGTATTTTGCAGTTTCAGTCTCGCCTCCTCTGGATCCCGACAGTAGGTGTTATGCGTGTTTACGTGCGCTGCATCATTGGATTGCCACGAGGAAAACATCGGGGGTGATGCAGGAAAATCACTATCAGCAAGTATAAAAACTGATTTGCTTATATTGGGTAGCATAAGAGACATGCTGAATTATTAGCCAACAACTGTATAGTATACAACAACTGTTAAATATAAACGTTAAACAACATTACTTAAATCTCCTTTATTGacaatttttcttgaaatatcaTTAAGCtgatgcagaattttttttaacataggcctcttaaaatataaatgtagaCAATACATAATGCTCATTGCAATTATATCacattatttttcataaactcaATCTACAGATTACATTATTAACTATTTGAAAAGTTCACAATAATAAGAAATGATAATAGTTCAGAACACTTCTAACTTTCCAAAAAGGATTGTTTGTTAAACACTGTTCTTGCATGCCTCTTAATCTtattcattttgaaaatatttgtgatatttttaaCTTAACGACTTACTTGTGGCCCAGACAACTTTCTTCAGGAAGCGACATTAAGCCTTTTTCACAAGCATACTTTCGTATTACATTATTgacttatatatttatatagttttcttGAAATTATCAATACACGCAACAATAATACACTTATACAAGGGGTAAATTTGTAtcattttttctttcttcaattaATGTTTTTCTGAAGTTTCgggatattataaaatatatattttgttggcTTCATACCGAAGTTAAAGTAGTTTTTTTACTTCTTACACGCTGACTGTTCCTTGATAATAAGTAAATATGACTTTAACCTTAGTTAACTACAGAGTAATTGGAGACGAAAGCATTATAACGATTGGCAACCATTAGGAAAGTCCACTATTCATTGACGGATTacacagcattatgttataactaTGAAAAACTTTCCtaaatttttcattcaagcacctgttatgaaaatgcaaatttatgttacaattttttattggtttaaacGGAAACAATTTCTTAGAGCTTGTACTCATCGAGCTATGatgttttcgtaaaaaaaaataattttcatatcgATTCCTACCAATGGGTGACTATAATAACATATAACATTCTTTGAATGACTTGCAATGTGAAAGATTAATTGAGGTTCTTTTGAGCATACGCCAATGCTGGTTACACCTTGCGTCATTAGAAACCTCaataatgtataaataaaatatcacgaatttgcaaaaacacagaaaaaaagaaaaataaactctGCCGGTGACGGACGAAGTGAGCTAACAACGATAACACAGTTGCAACAAGATCcgtaattaaaaacaaacaagaCTTTGGAAAAAAACAAAGACAAAAGTGGAAAACAATGACTACAAAAAGACGCACAGGCAACTTAGATATGTGACAAACATAGATTCGGGACATAACAGTAGACTTCTTATTAAAACAGTTGTGGCGTTTCGGAAACTGAGATATGTTTCCGTCCTTAGACACATACCGACAAAATATCAGTAAATATAAAATCAGgcaagtaattataaaaaaaatctttccgtTTCACTTGTTTTGACATGGTCTGTTACTATCAgttcatattattaattttatgcagCTGAGTAATACAGGTAACTGTACTTCTACAGTCAGATTTCGAATTaagttatacataaaaaattaatacacagaATATTCAACATAGTGTGTGTGGTcccgccttaaggggcccgcctcgtcaggggtgcatgtgtgttagtgaggagggatgataagcgcgacgctcgctggtatttccagcgccgtatcgcctctaagcgcaagtctctgaactgtcGTGCAGTCtgctcgtcgtcacaggatagctGTTAAATTTAAGCGGTGAGTGTAACATTCTACGGCGGAGAAAGGaagataatggtgtaatgcaaatcccttaagtgctttcaagaatctttaccggttgttttacgcctaaaaattactctgaaaacatgcgtttaggccattttaactcttctaaaaatacagtttaaaaacttaatccgaaatcaaaagtacttttcggccctcagtgaactcttaaatgcttttcgtaagcagaaaCCACCCGGATGTCTCGAGtaattttgaaatcgcgttgtttttcctgaagctcttcggactgtatgtgcgcccgggtaggcggagcccttaaagtATAAGATAGACTTCATTACATTTTACTGAATTTATATTTCACCTTCAATAGTAATTTTATATTAGTATATGTAGCTtatattatacaaaaataatttcagttaTTATTGGCAAAAGTTGGCAATGCCTCGATTAACTTACTGAACAAATAAGGTTAAGTAAATCACAGTACattactgacttgatgtaagcttttggagatacgccattgcttagcacatgtatgtctgtagaaaaaaactaaaaaaaaacgcacaaatgacaaaaaacacaaattaagcaaaaaatttctgttgtcaggatttaacgccacacaatactccacaacaggaatatggtcaacaaacaaagaaaaacaatagaaaatggactaaaagaacgaaaatacccccacaaatgatgacagcacaaaaataccgaacccaaaaaattcagtacaacagttgaaacgagacaaaaacaaagcaaaacgaaaatacgatacaaaacacaatagttttccaaaaacaaaaaaaagtaactaaaaaaaaaccacaaatgatgacagaacaaaaatattgatcccaaaaaaattcagcgcaacagtcaaaacgagacaaaaacacgaccaaacgaaaagacgaaacaaacacaacagttttctaaaacagaaacaagcgacgtttcgggaactgctatctggtcccgtcctcaggcagagacgcacatggtacggaaacacaggtgagacttgtgttttttgtagttttcttctacagacatacatgtgctaagcaatggtgtatgtcctaaagcttacatcaagtcacgcactcacattgcacaaaactttcaaagataattACAGTACATGACTGTGATTTTCCTGTAAATAAGAAGTGATATAATTGCGATCAAGTAACAAAATGATCACATTTTTTAAATGACGCTACGGCCTACAACCTATAATTTTATGaccaaagcaaggaatataaattataatttttttaatattattataataatatttcaagtatttaaatttATCTACCAATGACGTTATAGTTACATATATAGGCCTATTTTACATGtaactttgtttacttttaaaattaaatgcaaataattttacGCAGAAATTAATCCCATTATTTTGCAGAAATAAATGATTGAAATCATTAAATACTTATCTAATTTGTCATTATATGGTAGAGCTACTACTCCTTGTTAGGAGCCCCGAGCAAAAATTACTCGCATTCTATCTATTTTTAACAAAAAGGCTACAAATAGTGTGACATATCTTATTTCTATATGTTTTGtagtcataaaatataaaaagagtATTAGTTTTTTACTTATGGtgataaataaaagtaaagtattataaaaaaattaaaaatttacagaaatatgtATTAAATCGCTGTTTATATAGAAATATCtaattcataaattaattttctgaaaaataagagtaaaaatgatttcttactgaattatatatatgtgtattattatataataataagtaataataaataaaagtcgagataaattaaaaaaatagcaggGGATTTAAGCTAGTTTATAGCTCAAAATGACCCGAAACAAACACAAATCTTCATGAAAGTATAACTTTCAAGAAACAGAAAATATAGTATCAactatttcttaatttatttacaatttggCAATATATAAATCTTCATTCAGATTGATCAAGTTTCCCATTTTAATTTCTTGCAAATCATCAAAACACATCTCCTCAGCAAACTGCAGTTTTGTGATGGCTGACACATCCACATCATTACAGTTGCACAACTGTGGAGAGCTTGGAGTCGAGAGTACCAACTGTAACACTCCTTGGTACTTATTACTTATTACCTCATAAAGCACAACATAGTCGTGTTTTCTCAAAGCCAGAAAACTAGTTTCTcctaataacaaaatatttatttaattttttaaattatcgtGCACATTTGGAAATCTCGTTTATAATGACTCAATTTGCAAACAATTATTTGATAGTAGTAATTGTATTTactcctcacacacacacacacacacacacacatacatatatatatatatatatatacatgctctttaataaaacatacaaaagTTGAGTTAACTGATTttaataatgtgaaaaaaaaagaaaaaaaagacctTTATCTGTGCCGTAAGCGTTTTCAATATAGTGATAATGGCCCCATCATAATGATTCAATGATACTGGAAATATTACTTAACAGTTTCAGCCAGAGAGCCACTCAGTCTTTGCTTTTGTTTGTTCCAAGTTAGACTTATCAAGCAATAAGATTCCTAAGTCTTGCTGTGTAATGAAAAGAGCACACATAGCTCAAATATAGTGTAGGCTAGACATAATGTCTGCGACAGATGCCGCCATTAATCCAATATCTACATTTTTGTCATACCATCGTCAGTCAAACAATTTATGTATTAGAAAATTGAAATCACACGAAGAAATGAAAACTACTTGGTATTGCTGTCACAGTATAATCTAATGCAATGGTTTGTACAGCAGTTTATGTATGGGTGatgatattaaataatattgctgCTGTAAGGTGGCCAATATGAATACAGTATTAATTGGGCTGGATTTATAATAGTTCAGAATTTGATAATAGGTGTATCAGTAAGCTCCTTTCGCAGTAAACATCTCTCCTGATTCCTGATAGCACAAAAAAGTCTTAACAGAAAAATCGGATTACAATTATCCACCAATCATTAAACTATATAGGTACATTATATTATTGTGTGAGAGGCCCCACGTATTTAAGTACATAAAGAGGcatatttattttgcaaaattcatctaaaaaaatttaaaattatttgagccCCAAGACTAAAATGGCCTGCAAACATTTAATTAGTAACTCGGAGCTCTTAAGTTTAAGATTTGACTGGGATCGAATACATGCTCCTCGCCACATGATTACTACTTTGATAACTATTACGCCCTCCAAGTACCGTAGAGTCtacaataaacatattttcaTCACCACTGCGAAAACGATTAAGATtatgcataaagttatttaagaaCCACATATGGCATACAAAATCTTCACAACCCAAATCCTCACGCACTCAAACCCAATTTTAATCTATATACATAAACATCTCTTACTACTTCGTaacttttattataattaaaaccatgaaattactgtaattttttattttatttaaaacctttcTCCGAAAATCAAAATAATACAGTGCAACGCTTTCGGGTTGAGAAATTGGTAGTTCCACAAACTATAATTatactttaaagaaaaaaaccgaaatattgatatattaaaaataaatacaagtgaAGAATAATTAAATGACATACTTATATATAATTAAGCTGATTCATGCTATAAATTTGTGACTTCAAAAtgtaaattctttaaatattgCGCATGTGTGTTTTTCAGAACGTATATGTCTGTAACAGTTGGACTTTAACTCTTCCGACACGGACGGTCTTAATATTGTTAAACACACAGTCAATTTATCTGTTAAAAAGTACAATATGCATTATTTATCATACATTTTAATTTGgtatatcaaattaaaatatagtatTCTGAACCACTAATTCCCATACCAATAACTTAAAACACTTTATaaagttttacataaataaatataaataatattttattgataaattcaGTTAAATTTCCACATTTTTTAAATACCAACCTACAATTGTATATATGTTCACAGCTAACTTATAAATTTTGAATCCAAAAGCTGTGATGTGACATGAATTGTGATAGAGTTTAACTGTTAATATTTCATTACTTgcttaaaatttaactaaataatatcgTACATTGTTTTACCGTCAAAAAGCATTTATAATCTTTGCCGTTATTTAAACAATGTAAAGGGTAGGGCTCTTTGCGAAACAATAATGGTTTTTGGTTTCTAGGGATACTTGATGAAATGTTTTTGGGAGAATAGAAGCGGATTGCAATTTTGTGTGTTATTACGAGCGATAATTAAGTTTAACGAGTGTTATAAGGTGATTGAGTTGACAAAGTGAGTTTTTTCTTAGGTTTGAGGAAGAATTCAGTTAATTTTAGGTCAGATAAAACCCCACGAGTCGTTCAAAACCTGAAGGTATGTTCtgtcacaaaatattttcttcaagtAACTTTCAATGCTTAAATTCGTTCTTTATATGCACAGTTAGACATAGCTATAATGTTAAACatatttaacaagttttttaacaTAAAGATGAAAGTCACCTATAGAGATATCTTAAAGatatttaaaccttaaaatagtttctaagtattatttatatttaggtATTTTGCCCGAAAAGAACTTGAAGTTATTCATGACTGTAATTAGGCCACTACACtgttaatatttcataaataattacaaagtaaactatttacagaaaacagGGATCTTTGTAGATTTACAAATGTACTTATTTGGAACTTAAAAACAGTTTAtagttttgattttaaagttcTATACATTAAACTTGTTTGAAATATTAAGTCTATAGTTAAAACGCCCTATATTTCTTCCACGTGAATGACTACCACGCGTCTATTACAGCACAGAAACAGGAACTAGGAATCCGCGGTAGTTCCTATGTACATACAGTTAAACTGGAACTACGAAGAACCTAGTTTCATTGCGACTTTACAGATGTACAGTAGATCAAACCCGAGTCCATTCTATGgcaaaaacacaaatttcatagtgttttttttttaattaactgctaTTTAAATTATGAGTTATGCACGTATAGAAAGGAACCGTGAACCTGAAAACTAAACAAACCTATATGCATTTACTTCCAGGCATGGGCATGAAGAGGAGAGGCCCGGGGCGGAAGTCTGGCCAAAGAGGTGGAACTGATGACGCCGCCAGGACGGAAGGACGCCCCAGCAAGGACGAGGACAACGCTGTGTATGTTGACTTGTCCTAATATAATAACTTGTGTCCTGATAGTGTACAGTGACTACAAGTATGTAACTTGGGACATCAACTAAACCAGCAATTTTATGATAACCATTTACTTACACTCCACAAGCAGTAATGTCTCGTAATATATAGTTCCTTAGAGACACTGCGATGTGATGGAAAGCAATTGAAGTATTGCCAgatggatagggaccggaaaaattcgcgttttcaatgacctctaggatagactccatgatcctctatgtacttgtgcagattacacctgctgattggctactaactcgtgacatgtgttaactgggaagcttgtgattcgatacttcttctgtcgtatgttttccattggtccagagtcattcagttaaactgtggcccaatcgctGAAGCAGCAGGGAAGGCAaatgcatttggattctagcctattacgaaatgaacccgcgaatttttcaggtctctacagatGGATTGATGAAAGGAGTATCATTTTTCTTCGTCCGGTCTCATACACCATGTATCGTGTCGGTAGCAGGCGAGTGATCTGACAACTCGAACACTTTAGTTTTGGAAAGGCaacataaagttaaaaaatttttattctcatGCTGGGGAAATTACAACAACGTAAATGTAACACgcatatgataattttttaaggGTATTACATTTTCCTATTTTAAATTCACATTAACTttattagtgtaaaataaaatcttCTTTACGCCAGTACATAATcactatcttttttttatttacgaaaaaagtcGTTGTTtagcacaaataaataaataattacacattttatTCACATCTTCTATGAAAAATCTGTTTAATAAATTGAATGTAAACCTAGCAGGACACAAAGTTGGAAAAGTATTTACAATAGCCAAATGCCtcattgttataaaaatacattttatccaTTTGCTAAAGAAACTCCCGAGTCATAGTCCTTACGAACTACTCTGGTTCCAACTCAGTGACCCTGGAGCCAGAATCAGGACAGTCTGCACTTgtataaggtaaaaaaaaaatggttgtctgtaaagtcagtttacggacgatagtttaacatgacgtcataacataacattgatgaaatgaatgcatacttttatgaataaacttgaatc from Bacillus rossius redtenbacheri isolate Brsri chromosome 1, Brsri_v3, whole genome shotgun sequence includes these protein-coding regions:
- the LOC134530291 gene encoding uncharacterized protein LOC134530291, with protein sequence MKSIIKSYICYCSGTLNRHVFATFLCTRAACLHVGMDVCLLGDCRTPLTGPAAKDILLPASRPGPPTQQRPSRLLPALHGAVRNATGSRKTYMAARRRVRRYWIHATWTLYRDQLYAARLAQQTLRLSK